A genomic stretch from Hemicordylus capensis ecotype Gifberg chromosome 5, rHemCap1.1.pri, whole genome shotgun sequence includes:
- the LOC128325727 gene encoding hyaluronidase-4-like isoform X3, with product MVKVHFTAWLRITFIWSSTSAMKPAQPPVFQRKPFLAAWNAPTDHCSMRYNVTINLKMFHVIGSPFAKARGQNVTIFYVNRLGYYPWYTSQEIPVNGGLPQNFSLKTHLEKARQDINYYIPDKNFTGLAVIDWEHWRPQWDRNWSTKDVYRRQSRKLISEMQENVSANAVEHLARLSFEQSAQAFMKETIELGLQSRPKGLWGYYLYPDCHNYNFHEQNYTGSCPESEVLRNNELSWLWNSSAALYPSIGIKKSLGNSENILRFSQFRVKESMRISSMTSHDYTLPVFVYTRLDYRDEPLLFLSKQDLVSTIGESAALGAAGIVIWGDMNLTSSEVNCTKVKQFISSELGFYIINVTKAAELCSRHLCQNNGRCIRRSWKALDYLHLNPDNFQIEASEEQGFTVRGEASPTDLQIMAAKFTCHCYQGFGGAACREIKTSGWHPGNAANLLSSKGAVMINLAFLTFLISEMLVLT from the exons atggttaag GTCCACTTTACAGCCTGGTTACGGATAACATTTATCTGGAGCTCTACTTCTGCCATGAAACCAGCTCAGCCACCAGTGTTTCAAAGGAAGCCTTTTCTAGCTGCCTGGAATGCACCAACAGATCATTGCTCAATGCGATATAATGTCACAATTAACCTGAAAATGTTCCATGTGATTGGAAGCCCCTTTGCTAAAGCAAGAGGACAGAACGTGACTATCTTTTATGTCAACAGGTTGGGATATTACCCATGGTATACTTCGCAAGAAATCCCTGTTAATGGGGGCCTGCCTCAGAATTTCAGCTTAAAGACCCACCTGGAAAAAGCTAGGCAGGACATTAACTACTACATCCCTGATAAGAATTTCACTGGATTAGCAGTCATAGACTGGGAGCACTGGAGGCCACAGTGGGATCGCAACTGGAGTACAAAAGATGTTTACAGGCGGCAGTCGAGGAAACTCATTTCTGAAATGCAAgaaaatgtttctgcaaatgccGTTGAACATTTGGCCAGACTTTCCTTTGAACAAAGTGCTCAGGCTTTCATGAAGGAGACAATTGAGCTGGGACTTCAAAGTAGACCCAAGGGCCTGTGGGGATACTACTTATATCCTGACTGCCACAATTACAATTTCCATGAGCAGAACTATACTGGCTCTTGTCCAGAGAGCGAAGTGTTGAGGAATAATGAACTCTCATGGCTGTGGAACAGCAGTGCCGCTCTGTATCCTTCCATTGGCATTAAGAAATCCCTTGGAAACAGTGAAAATATATTGCGTTTTTCACAGTTTAGAGTTAAGGAATCTATGAGGATTTCTTCCATGACATCACATGATTATACTCTGCCGGTATTTGTTTATACCCGACTAGACTATAGAGATGAACCATTATTATTTCTTTCTAAG CAAGATCTTGTTAGCACTATTGGAGAAAGTGCTGCGTTGGGAGCTGCAGGAATTGTTATTTGGGGAGACATGAATTTAACTTCATCCGAG GTCAACTGCACAAAGGTGAAACAATTCATTTCCTCCGAGTTAGGTTTCTACATCATCAATGTAACCAAAGCAGCAGAGCTGTGTAGCAGGCATCTTTGTCAGAACAATGGGCGATGCATACGAAGAAGCTGGAAGGCCTTGGACTATCTTCATTTGAATCCTGACAATTTCCAAATAGAAGCTTCAGAAGAACAGGGATTTACTGTGAGAGGGGAAGCATCACCTACTGATCTTCAAATAATGGCAGCGAAATTCACCTGCCATTGTTATCAAGGATTTGGAGGAGCTGCTTGCAGGGAGATTAAGACTTCAGGCTGGcatcctggaaatgctgccaattTACTCTCATCCAAAGGAGCAGTTATGATAAACTTGGCATTCTTAACCTTTTTAATTTCTGAGATGTTAGTTCTGACTTAA
- the LOC128325727 gene encoding hyaluronidase-4-like isoform X2 — protein sequence MVKQVHFTAWLRITFIWSSTSAMKPAQPPVFQRKPFLAAWNAPTDHCSMRYNVTINLKMFHVIGSPFAKARGQNVTIFYVNRLGYYPWYTSQEIPVNGGLPQNFSLKTHLEKARQDINYYIPDKNFTGLAVIDWEHWRPQWDRNWSTKDVYRRQSRKLISEMQENVSANAVEHLARLSFEQSAQAFMKETIELGLQSRPKGLWGYYLYPDCHNYNFHEQNYTGSCPESEVLRNNELSWLWNSSAALYPSIGIKKSLGNSENILRFSQFRVKESMRISSMTSHDYTLPVFVYTRLDYRDEPLLFLSKQDLVSTIGESAALGAAGIVIWGDMNLTSSEVNCTKVKQFISSELGFYIINVTKAAELCSRHLCQNNGRCIRRSWKALDYLHLNPDNFQIEASEEQGFTVRGEASPTDLQIMAAKFTCHCYQGFGGAACREIKTSGWHPGNAANLLSSKGAVMINLAFLTFLISEMLVLT from the exons atggttaag CAGGTCCACTTTACAGCCTGGTTACGGATAACATTTATCTGGAGCTCTACTTCTGCCATGAAACCAGCTCAGCCACCAGTGTTTCAAAGGAAGCCTTTTCTAGCTGCCTGGAATGCACCAACAGATCATTGCTCAATGCGATATAATGTCACAATTAACCTGAAAATGTTCCATGTGATTGGAAGCCCCTTTGCTAAAGCAAGAGGACAGAACGTGACTATCTTTTATGTCAACAGGTTGGGATATTACCCATGGTATACTTCGCAAGAAATCCCTGTTAATGGGGGCCTGCCTCAGAATTTCAGCTTAAAGACCCACCTGGAAAAAGCTAGGCAGGACATTAACTACTACATCCCTGATAAGAATTTCACTGGATTAGCAGTCATAGACTGGGAGCACTGGAGGCCACAGTGGGATCGCAACTGGAGTACAAAAGATGTTTACAGGCGGCAGTCGAGGAAACTCATTTCTGAAATGCAAgaaaatgtttctgcaaatgccGTTGAACATTTGGCCAGACTTTCCTTTGAACAAAGTGCTCAGGCTTTCATGAAGGAGACAATTGAGCTGGGACTTCAAAGTAGACCCAAGGGCCTGTGGGGATACTACTTATATCCTGACTGCCACAATTACAATTTCCATGAGCAGAACTATACTGGCTCTTGTCCAGAGAGCGAAGTGTTGAGGAATAATGAACTCTCATGGCTGTGGAACAGCAGTGCCGCTCTGTATCCTTCCATTGGCATTAAGAAATCCCTTGGAAACAGTGAAAATATATTGCGTTTTTCACAGTTTAGAGTTAAGGAATCTATGAGGATTTCTTCCATGACATCACATGATTATACTCTGCCGGTATTTGTTTATACCCGACTAGACTATAGAGATGAACCATTATTATTTCTTTCTAAG CAAGATCTTGTTAGCACTATTGGAGAAAGTGCTGCGTTGGGAGCTGCAGGAATTGTTATTTGGGGAGACATGAATTTAACTTCATCCGAG GTCAACTGCACAAAGGTGAAACAATTCATTTCCTCCGAGTTAGGTTTCTACATCATCAATGTAACCAAAGCAGCAGAGCTGTGTAGCAGGCATCTTTGTCAGAACAATGGGCGATGCATACGAAGAAGCTGGAAGGCCTTGGACTATCTTCATTTGAATCCTGACAATTTCCAAATAGAAGCTTCAGAAGAACAGGGATTTACTGTGAGAGGGGAAGCATCACCTACTGATCTTCAAATAATGGCAGCGAAATTCACCTGCCATTGTTATCAAGGATTTGGAGGAGCTGCTTGCAGGGAGATTAAGACTTCAGGCTGGcatcctggaaatgctgccaattTACTCTCATCCAAAGGAGCAGTTATGATAAACTTGGCATTCTTAACCTTTTTAATTTCTGAGATGTTAGTTCTGACTTAA
- the LOC128325727 gene encoding hyaluronidase-4-like isoform X1, which produces MQLLLVHFTAWLRITFIWSSTSAMKPAQPPVFQRKPFLAAWNAPTDHCSMRYNVTINLKMFHVIGSPFAKARGQNVTIFYVNRLGYYPWYTSQEIPVNGGLPQNFSLKTHLEKARQDINYYIPDKNFTGLAVIDWEHWRPQWDRNWSTKDVYRRQSRKLISEMQENVSANAVEHLARLSFEQSAQAFMKETIELGLQSRPKGLWGYYLYPDCHNYNFHEQNYTGSCPESEVLRNNELSWLWNSSAALYPSIGIKKSLGNSENILRFSQFRVKESMRISSMTSHDYTLPVFVYTRLDYRDEPLLFLSKQDLVSTIGESAALGAAGIVIWGDMNLTSSEVNCTKVKQFISSELGFYIINVTKAAELCSRHLCQNNGRCIRRSWKALDYLHLNPDNFQIEASEEQGFTVRGEASPTDLQIMAAKFTCHCYQGFGGAACREIKTSGWHPGNAANLLSSKGAVMINLAFLTFLISEMLVLT; this is translated from the exons atgcaactgttactg GTCCACTTTACAGCCTGGTTACGGATAACATTTATCTGGAGCTCTACTTCTGCCATGAAACCAGCTCAGCCACCAGTGTTTCAAAGGAAGCCTTTTCTAGCTGCCTGGAATGCACCAACAGATCATTGCTCAATGCGATATAATGTCACAATTAACCTGAAAATGTTCCATGTGATTGGAAGCCCCTTTGCTAAAGCAAGAGGACAGAACGTGACTATCTTTTATGTCAACAGGTTGGGATATTACCCATGGTATACTTCGCAAGAAATCCCTGTTAATGGGGGCCTGCCTCAGAATTTCAGCTTAAAGACCCACCTGGAAAAAGCTAGGCAGGACATTAACTACTACATCCCTGATAAGAATTTCACTGGATTAGCAGTCATAGACTGGGAGCACTGGAGGCCACAGTGGGATCGCAACTGGAGTACAAAAGATGTTTACAGGCGGCAGTCGAGGAAACTCATTTCTGAAATGCAAgaaaatgtttctgcaaatgccGTTGAACATTTGGCCAGACTTTCCTTTGAACAAAGTGCTCAGGCTTTCATGAAGGAGACAATTGAGCTGGGACTTCAAAGTAGACCCAAGGGCCTGTGGGGATACTACTTATATCCTGACTGCCACAATTACAATTTCCATGAGCAGAACTATACTGGCTCTTGTCCAGAGAGCGAAGTGTTGAGGAATAATGAACTCTCATGGCTGTGGAACAGCAGTGCCGCTCTGTATCCTTCCATTGGCATTAAGAAATCCCTTGGAAACAGTGAAAATATATTGCGTTTTTCACAGTTTAGAGTTAAGGAATCTATGAGGATTTCTTCCATGACATCACATGATTATACTCTGCCGGTATTTGTTTATACCCGACTAGACTATAGAGATGAACCATTATTATTTCTTTCTAAG CAAGATCTTGTTAGCACTATTGGAGAAAGTGCTGCGTTGGGAGCTGCAGGAATTGTTATTTGGGGAGACATGAATTTAACTTCATCCGAG GTCAACTGCACAAAGGTGAAACAATTCATTTCCTCCGAGTTAGGTTTCTACATCATCAATGTAACCAAAGCAGCAGAGCTGTGTAGCAGGCATCTTTGTCAGAACAATGGGCGATGCATACGAAGAAGCTGGAAGGCCTTGGACTATCTTCATTTGAATCCTGACAATTTCCAAATAGAAGCTTCAGAAGAACAGGGATTTACTGTGAGAGGGGAAGCATCACCTACTGATCTTCAAATAATGGCAGCGAAATTCACCTGCCATTGTTATCAAGGATTTGGAGGAGCTGCTTGCAGGGAGATTAAGACTTCAGGCTGGcatcctggaaatgctgccaattTACTCTCATCCAAAGGAGCAGTTATGATAAACTTGGCATTCTTAACCTTTTTAATTTCTGAGATGTTAGTTCTGACTTAA
- the LOC128325727 gene encoding hyaluronidase-4-like isoform X4, with amino-acid sequence MKPAQPPVFQRKPFLAAWNAPTDHCSMRYNVTINLKMFHVIGSPFAKARGQNVTIFYVNRLGYYPWYTSQEIPVNGGLPQNFSLKTHLEKARQDINYYIPDKNFTGLAVIDWEHWRPQWDRNWSTKDVYRRQSRKLISEMQENVSANAVEHLARLSFEQSAQAFMKETIELGLQSRPKGLWGYYLYPDCHNYNFHEQNYTGSCPESEVLRNNELSWLWNSSAALYPSIGIKKSLGNSENILRFSQFRVKESMRISSMTSHDYTLPVFVYTRLDYRDEPLLFLSKQDLVSTIGESAALGAAGIVIWGDMNLTSSEVNCTKVKQFISSELGFYIINVTKAAELCSRHLCQNNGRCIRRSWKALDYLHLNPDNFQIEASEEQGFTVRGEASPTDLQIMAAKFTCHCYQGFGGAACREIKTSGWHPGNAANLLSSKGAVMINLAFLTFLISEMLVLT; translated from the exons ATGAAACCAGCTCAGCCACCAGTGTTTCAAAGGAAGCCTTTTCTAGCTGCCTGGAATGCACCAACAGATCATTGCTCAATGCGATATAATGTCACAATTAACCTGAAAATGTTCCATGTGATTGGAAGCCCCTTTGCTAAAGCAAGAGGACAGAACGTGACTATCTTTTATGTCAACAGGTTGGGATATTACCCATGGTATACTTCGCAAGAAATCCCTGTTAATGGGGGCCTGCCTCAGAATTTCAGCTTAAAGACCCACCTGGAAAAAGCTAGGCAGGACATTAACTACTACATCCCTGATAAGAATTTCACTGGATTAGCAGTCATAGACTGGGAGCACTGGAGGCCACAGTGGGATCGCAACTGGAGTACAAAAGATGTTTACAGGCGGCAGTCGAGGAAACTCATTTCTGAAATGCAAgaaaatgtttctgcaaatgccGTTGAACATTTGGCCAGACTTTCCTTTGAACAAAGTGCTCAGGCTTTCATGAAGGAGACAATTGAGCTGGGACTTCAAAGTAGACCCAAGGGCCTGTGGGGATACTACTTATATCCTGACTGCCACAATTACAATTTCCATGAGCAGAACTATACTGGCTCTTGTCCAGAGAGCGAAGTGTTGAGGAATAATGAACTCTCATGGCTGTGGAACAGCAGTGCCGCTCTGTATCCTTCCATTGGCATTAAGAAATCCCTTGGAAACAGTGAAAATATATTGCGTTTTTCACAGTTTAGAGTTAAGGAATCTATGAGGATTTCTTCCATGACATCACATGATTATACTCTGCCGGTATTTGTTTATACCCGACTAGACTATAGAGATGAACCATTATTATTTCTTTCTAAG CAAGATCTTGTTAGCACTATTGGAGAAAGTGCTGCGTTGGGAGCTGCAGGAATTGTTATTTGGGGAGACATGAATTTAACTTCATCCGAG GTCAACTGCACAAAGGTGAAACAATTCATTTCCTCCGAGTTAGGTTTCTACATCATCAATGTAACCAAAGCAGCAGAGCTGTGTAGCAGGCATCTTTGTCAGAACAATGGGCGATGCATACGAAGAAGCTGGAAGGCCTTGGACTATCTTCATTTGAATCCTGACAATTTCCAAATAGAAGCTTCAGAAGAACAGGGATTTACTGTGAGAGGGGAAGCATCACCTACTGATCTTCAAATAATGGCAGCGAAATTCACCTGCCATTGTTATCAAGGATTTGGAGGAGCTGCTTGCAGGGAGATTAAGACTTCAGGCTGGcatcctggaaatgctgccaattTACTCTCATCCAAAGGAGCAGTTATGATAAACTTGGCATTCTTAACCTTTTTAATTTCTGAGATGTTAGTTCTGACTTAA
- the LOC128325727 gene encoding hyaluronidase-4-like isoform X5 gives MQLLLVHFTAWLRITFIWSSTSAMKPAQPPVFQRKPFLAAWNAPTDHCSMRYNVTINLKMFHVIGSPFAKARGQNVTIFYVNRLGYYPWYTSQEIPVNGGLPQNFSLKTHLEKARQDINYYIPDKNFTGLAVIDWEHWRPQWDRNWSTKDVYRRQSRKLISEMQENVSANAVEHLARLSFEQSAQAFMKETIELGLQSRPKGLWGYYLYPDCHNYNFHEQNYTGSCPESEVLRNNELSWLWNSSAALYPSIGIKKSLGNSENILRFSQFRVKESMRISSMTSHDYTLPVFVYTRLDYRDEPLLFLSKQDLVSTIGESAALGAAGIVIWGDMNLTSSEVSTSSM, from the exons atgcaactgttactg GTCCACTTTACAGCCTGGTTACGGATAACATTTATCTGGAGCTCTACTTCTGCCATGAAACCAGCTCAGCCACCAGTGTTTCAAAGGAAGCCTTTTCTAGCTGCCTGGAATGCACCAACAGATCATTGCTCAATGCGATATAATGTCACAATTAACCTGAAAATGTTCCATGTGATTGGAAGCCCCTTTGCTAAAGCAAGAGGACAGAACGTGACTATCTTTTATGTCAACAGGTTGGGATATTACCCATGGTATACTTCGCAAGAAATCCCTGTTAATGGGGGCCTGCCTCAGAATTTCAGCTTAAAGACCCACCTGGAAAAAGCTAGGCAGGACATTAACTACTACATCCCTGATAAGAATTTCACTGGATTAGCAGTCATAGACTGGGAGCACTGGAGGCCACAGTGGGATCGCAACTGGAGTACAAAAGATGTTTACAGGCGGCAGTCGAGGAAACTCATTTCTGAAATGCAAgaaaatgtttctgcaaatgccGTTGAACATTTGGCCAGACTTTCCTTTGAACAAAGTGCTCAGGCTTTCATGAAGGAGACAATTGAGCTGGGACTTCAAAGTAGACCCAAGGGCCTGTGGGGATACTACTTATATCCTGACTGCCACAATTACAATTTCCATGAGCAGAACTATACTGGCTCTTGTCCAGAGAGCGAAGTGTTGAGGAATAATGAACTCTCATGGCTGTGGAACAGCAGTGCCGCTCTGTATCCTTCCATTGGCATTAAGAAATCCCTTGGAAACAGTGAAAATATATTGCGTTTTTCACAGTTTAGAGTTAAGGAATCTATGAGGATTTCTTCCATGACATCACATGATTATACTCTGCCGGTATTTGTTTATACCCGACTAGACTATAGAGATGAACCATTATTATTTCTTTCTAAG CAAGATCTTGTTAGCACTATTGGAGAAAGTGCTGCGTTGGGAGCTGCAGGAATTGTTATTTGGGGAGACATGAATTTAACTTCATCCGAG GTTTCTACATCATCAATGTAA